A single region of the Nocardioides aquaticus genome encodes:
- a CDS encoding beta-ketoacyl-ACP synthase III has product MSGPVELRSSQGAPHAAILGLGAYRPSRVVPNSEIVGRIDSTDEWVQQRSGIRERRWATDDETVQSMSVAASRVALERAGIDATQIDCVVVATISHMMQTPAVATLVAHELGTEQAAAFDVSAACAGFCHGVGMAADFIRAGSARHVLVIGVEKLSEITNPDDRGSAFIFADGAGAVVMGPSDVAGVGPVVWGSDGEQYDLIRQREDWREVIVADEPVIPHLVMQGNAVFRWASFAMAKIGREALDRAGVSPEQLDCFVPHQANMRITDAMARAMKLPPGVRIARDIAEQGNTSAASIPLALERMYDEGDAKSGDIALLVAFGAGLAYAAQVVRLP; this is encoded by the coding sequence GTGAGCGGCCCGGTCGAGCTGCGCAGCAGCCAGGGCGCCCCCCACGCCGCCATCCTGGGGCTCGGTGCCTACCGGCCCTCCCGCGTGGTGCCGAACTCCGAGATCGTCGGGCGCATCGACTCCACCGACGAGTGGGTGCAGCAGCGCTCCGGCATCCGCGAGCGCCGCTGGGCCACCGACGACGAGACGGTGCAGTCGATGTCGGTCGCCGCCAGCCGCGTGGCCCTGGAGCGCGCCGGGATCGACGCCACCCAGATCGACTGCGTCGTGGTGGCCACCATCAGCCACATGATGCAGACGCCCGCGGTCGCCACGCTGGTGGCCCACGAGCTCGGCACCGAGCAGGCAGCCGCCTTCGACGTGTCCGCGGCCTGCGCGGGCTTCTGCCACGGCGTCGGCATGGCCGCCGACTTCATCCGCGCCGGGAGCGCCCGGCACGTGCTCGTGATCGGGGTGGAGAAGCTCTCCGAGATCACCAACCCCGACGACCGCGGCAGCGCCTTCATCTTCGCCGACGGTGCCGGTGCGGTCGTGATGGGCCCCAGCGACGTCGCGGGCGTCGGCCCGGTCGTCTGGGGCTCCGACGGCGAGCAGTACGACCTGATCCGTCAGCGCGAGGACTGGCGTGAGGTGATCGTGGCCGACGAGCCGGTCATCCCGCACCTGGTGATGCAGGGCAACGCGGTGTTCCGCTGGGCCTCCTTCGCCATGGCCAAGATCGGCCGGGAGGCCCTGGACCGCGCCGGGGTCAGCCCCGAGCAGCTCGACTGCTTCGTGCCCCACCAGGCCAACATGCGCATCACCGACGCCATGGCGCGAGCCATGAAGCTGCCTCCCGGGGTCCGGATCGCCCGCGACATCGCCGAGCAGGGCAACACCTCCGCGGCCTCCATCCCGCTCGCCCTCGAGCGGATGTACGACGAGGGCGACGCGAAGAGCGGCGACATCGCCCTGCTCGTCGCCTTCGGCGCCGGCCTGGCCTACGCCGCCCAGGTCGTCCGGCTGCCCTGA